A single genomic interval of Zunongwangia sp. HGR-M22 harbors:
- a CDS encoding transporter substrate-binding domain-containing protein has translation MKYYLFLLSVFFTTITSAKTFQDSTKSTPEVYKIGVQLTAPFVTQKPNGNFDGLSIKSWNLVNENLDYKFEYKTYESLAALLNAVESGEVDFSINPITVTDNRMERMDFSQPYFISHTGVAKKKESQVFNILKNLWSWEFISAILALLGTIFIFGFLVWIFERKKNAEEFGGGKGRGLLEGFWWSAVTMTTVGYGDKSPRTTGGRIVGLIWMFMAIIIISSLTASIASSLTVKSINDEISGISDLNRFNVGTVVSSSAAELLDLYDVKSKKLNSVNDGIELIRNDDLDLLVYDEPILRYTIEQMEVGKDIEVLEQTLKKDYYSYAFPKNSDLVKIINPALVRMLKSMEWENLIKEYK, from the coding sequence ATGAAATACTACCTATTCCTTTTATCAGTGTTTTTTACTACTATAACTAGCGCCAAAACTTTTCAGGATTCTACAAAATCTACTCCTGAAGTTTACAAAATAGGAGTGCAGCTTACTGCACCCTTTGTGACTCAAAAACCAAATGGTAATTTTGATGGCTTAAGCATTAAAAGCTGGAATTTAGTTAACGAAAATTTAGATTACAAATTTGAATATAAAACCTACGAAAGTTTGGCCGCGCTGTTAAATGCGGTAGAAAGTGGAGAAGTAGATTTTAGTATAAATCCTATTACGGTTACCGATAACCGTATGGAGCGAATGGATTTTTCTCAGCCTTATTTTATATCACATACAGGTGTAGCAAAAAAGAAAGAATCTCAGGTGTTTAATATCCTGAAGAATTTATGGAGTTGGGAGTTTATTTCAGCAATATTAGCATTATTAGGCACGATTTTTATTTTCGGCTTTTTAGTGTGGATTTTCGAAAGAAAAAAGAATGCCGAAGAATTTGGTGGCGGTAAAGGAAGAGGGCTGTTAGAGGGCTTTTGGTGGAGTGCTGTAACGATGACTACCGTTGGATATGGGGATAAATCGCCTAGAACTACTGGTGGTAGAATTGTTGGGCTAATTTGGATGTTTATGGCCATTATCATTATCTCTAGTCTTACAGCAAGTATTGCATCTTCCTTAACGGTAAAAAGTATTAATGATGAGATTAGCGGAATTTCAGATTTAAATAGATTTAACGTAGGAACAGTTGTGAGCAGTAGTGCAGCAGAGCTTTTAGATCTTTACGACGTGAAGTCTAAAAAATTAAATAGCGTTAATGATGGAATAGAATTAATACGAAATGATGATTTGGATCTGCTAGTTTACGACGAACCGATATTGCGTTACACAATAGAACAAATGGAAGTGGGGAAAGATATTGAAGTTTTAGAGCAAACGTTAAAAAAGGATTATTACAGTTATGCATTTCCTAAAAATTCAGATTTGGTAAAAATTATAAATCCTGCTTTGGTAAGAATGCTTAAGAGTATGGAGTGGGAAAATCTTATCAAAGAATATAAATGA
- a CDS encoding 3D domain-containing protein: protein MNSISISIKTCCQFLFLSLGLFACNSSDKKVTDKSTENWDTIKVTVSAFNSVQYQTAGSNPNLAAWGDTLKPGMNAVAISRDLIGLGINHNDEIKIAGLDSIFVVKDKMHYRWKKRVDIYMGNDIERAKNFGKKKLEIYYKKPEDSTKAEVASE, encoded by the coding sequence ATGAACTCTATTTCCATTTCAATAAAAACGTGTTGTCAATTTCTATTTTTAAGTTTAGGGCTCTTTGCTTGTAATTCTTCAGATAAAAAAGTAACTGATAAGTCTACTGAAAATTGGGATACAATTAAAGTAACGGTTTCTGCTTTTAACTCAGTTCAATATCAAACAGCAGGATCAAATCCCAATTTAGCCGCATGGGGCGATACGCTAAAACCCGGTATGAATGCGGTTGCCATTTCCAGAGATCTTATAGGATTGGGAATAAACCATAATGATGAGATCAAAATCGCCGGCTTAGATTCTATTTTTGTCGTGAAGGATAAAATGCATTACCGCTGGAAAAAGCGCGTAGATATTTATATGGGAAATGATATAGAAAGGGCGAAAAATTTTGGAAAAAAGAAACTCGAGATTTATTACAAAAAACCAGAAGATAGTACGAAAGCTGAAGTTGCTTCAGAATAA
- a CDS encoding FKBP-type peptidyl-prolyl cis-trans isomerase has product MSQVKQDDTVKVHYTGKLTDGQVFDSSVDRGEPIEFTMGQGQLIPGFEKGLLDMEVNEKKTINIPKEEAYGEPREELVQEVEKSQLPEDLEPKVGMGLVSKTPDGREMNLVVKEVKEDSIVVDGNHPLAGKDLVFDLEVVEIK; this is encoded by the coding sequence ATGAGTCAAGTAAAGCAAGATGACACTGTAAAAGTTCATTACACAGGAAAATTAACCGATGGCCAAGTATTCGATAGCTCTGTAGATCGCGGAGAACCAATCGAATTTACTATGGGACAGGGGCAATTAATTCCTGGATTCGAAAAAGGACTTTTAGATATGGAAGTTAACGAAAAGAAAACTATAAATATCCCTAAAGAAGAAGCTTACGGAGAGCCAAGAGAAGAACTAGTTCAAGAAGTTGAAAAAAGCCAACTTCCAGAAGATCTTGAGCCTAAAGTAGGTATGGGACTTGTTTCTAAAACTCCAGACGGTCGCGAAATGAACCTAGTGGTAAAAGAAGTAAAAGAAGATTCTATTGTTGTAGATGGGAATCACCCATTAGCAGGGAAAGATTTAGTATTTGATCTTGAGGTAGTAGAGATCAAATAA
- a CDS encoding OsmC family protein — translation MIRKASAVWKGTLKEGKGNLSTESGVLNETQYSYKTRFEDGKGTNPEELIGAAHSGCFTMQLSAFLAEEDFPAESLETKSEITFKDGVVSKSHLILEGKVPNISEEKFLEIANNAKEKCPLSKLLDTEITLDAKLLK, via the coding sequence ATGATAAGAAAAGCGAGCGCAGTTTGGAAAGGAACATTAAAAGAAGGTAAAGGTAATTTATCTACAGAGAGTGGTGTACTTAACGAAACTCAATATTCGTACAAAACCAGATTTGAAGACGGAAAAGGAACAAATCCCGAAGAATTAATAGGTGCAGCACATTCTGGATGTTTTACCATGCAATTATCAGCTTTTTTAGCTGAAGAGGATTTTCCTGCTGAATCTTTAGAAACAAAAAGTGAAATCACTTTCAAAGACGGAGTTGTTTCTAAATCACATCTTATTTTAGAAGGTAAAGTTCCAAATATTTCTGAAGAGAAGTTCCTTGAAATCGCTAATAATGCGAAAGAAAAATGTCCTCTTTCAAAATTACTTGATACAGAGATTACTTTAGATGCTAAACTTTTAAAGTAA
- a CDS encoding N-formylglutamate amidohydrolase, which yields MKLILSCEHASNVLPQKFAYLKNDQDLVWTTHRAYDPGAFRLFQELLEISDFSFTYKFSRLLIEPNRSLHHPNLFSEYSKSLAKQEKRDLINLYYLTYRNKVEKCISELIKVGEQVVHISVHSFTPILNGIERNTDLGLLYDPSRKAEKKFAQIWKLNLAKELDIKIRFNYPYLGKADGFTTYLRRKFPKNYIGIELEVNQKLAKRNTFPKSLMFEIKNSLKASL from the coding sequence TTGAAACTAATACTTAGTTGCGAGCATGCCAGTAATGTATTGCCGCAAAAATTTGCTTACTTAAAGAACGACCAAGATTTGGTTTGGACAACACATCGCGCTTACGATCCTGGAGCGTTCAGATTATTTCAGGAGCTATTAGAAATTTCAGATTTCAGTTTTACCTATAAATTTAGCCGATTATTGATCGAGCCAAACCGCTCTTTGCATCATCCCAACTTATTTTCCGAATATTCTAAATCTTTGGCTAAGCAAGAAAAAAGGGATCTCATCAATTTATATTATTTAACATATAGAAATAAAGTTGAGAAATGTATTTCAGAATTAATTAAAGTTGGAGAGCAAGTCGTACATATTTCGGTACATAGTTTTACACCAATTCTTAATGGGATAGAGCGAAATACTGATTTGGGTTTGTTGTACGATCCATCTCGTAAAGCTGAAAAAAAGTTTGCTCAAATCTGGAAACTTAATTTAGCTAAAGAGTTGGATATTAAAATTAGGTTCAATTATCCTTATTTGGGAAAGGCAGATGGTTTTACAACGTATCTCCGTCGTAAATTTCCCAAGAATTACATTGGGATAGAGTTGGAGGTGAATCAAAAATTGGCAAAAAGAAATACTTTTCCTAAATCTTTAATGTTCGAAATAAAAAATAGTTTGAAGGCAAGTTTGTAG
- a CDS encoding carboxylate-amine ligase, whose translation MGYHIFEVYGIELEYMLVDRQLKIVPITDKLFIEKTGNLTSDVANGKIEWSNELVAHVVELKTAVPISNIENLDKLFAENVSEINKLLEALDAQLLPTAAHPLMNPLKETKLWEHDNNDIYELYNQIFDCSGHGWSNVQSMHINLPFADDAEFEKLHAGIRILLPIIPAISASSPIFEGQLTGFMDSRMEVYKTNQKEIPEMAGKVIPECLYNKEEYHRGIFEPIKKAIKAHDKNGILEHHFLNSRGAIARFDRGAIEIRVIDLQECPKADIAIAVFIIETLKVLVNEDFISLADQKSWKEDDLLKILNEAIKDAERGVISNIAYLKIFGLTETSEIGDVWKNIYERVKDNISEKHQQSIEYIIQKGSLANRIIGGLRGNYSEENIGKVYADIAKCLAKNELYKP comes from the coding sequence ATGGGATATCATATTTTCGAAGTTTACGGAATAGAATTGGAATATATGCTGGTAGATCGCCAGCTAAAAATTGTGCCGATCACTGATAAACTTTTTATCGAAAAAACAGGAAATCTAACTTCTGATGTTGCTAATGGTAAAATTGAATGGAGTAACGAGTTAGTAGCTCATGTGGTAGAGTTAAAAACAGCTGTACCAATTTCTAATATTGAAAATTTAGATAAATTATTTGCCGAAAATGTTTCTGAGATCAATAAGCTTTTAGAGGCTTTAGATGCTCAATTGTTGCCTACAGCTGCACATCCGCTAATGAATCCCTTAAAGGAAACTAAATTATGGGAACACGATAATAATGATATTTATGAGCTGTACAACCAAATTTTTGATTGTAGTGGTCATGGATGGAGCAATGTACAAAGCATGCATATAAATCTGCCATTTGCAGATGATGCTGAATTTGAAAAATTGCACGCTGGGATACGAATTTTATTACCAATTATCCCGGCGATTAGTGCGTCCTCACCAATATTCGAAGGACAATTAACCGGTTTTATGGATAGCCGTATGGAAGTTTATAAAACCAACCAAAAAGAAATACCAGAGATGGCCGGGAAAGTAATTCCAGAGTGTCTTTATAATAAAGAAGAATATCACCGAGGGATTTTTGAACCTATAAAAAAAGCCATTAAGGCTCATGATAAAAATGGAATCCTAGAACATCATTTTCTAAATTCTAGAGGAGCAATCGCAAGATTTGATCGTGGTGCCATAGAAATTAGGGTGATCGATTTACAGGAATGCCCCAAAGCAGACATCGCAATTGCAGTTTTTATTATAGAGACTTTAAAAGTTTTGGTAAACGAAGATTTTATTTCTCTAGCAGATCAGAAAAGTTGGAAAGAGGACGATTTGCTCAAAATCCTGAATGAGGCTATAAAAGATGCTGAACGAGGTGTGATAAGCAATATTGCTTATCTTAAAATTTTTGGATTGACGGAAACTTCAGAAATTGGTGATGTGTGGAAGAATATATATGAAAGAGTTAAAGATAACATTTCTGAAAAACATCAGCAATCAATCGAATACATTATTCAGAAAGGATCACTTGCCAATCGAATTATAGGTGGTTTAAGAGGGAATTATTCCGAAGAAAATATAGGTAAAGTATATGCCGATATCGCCAAATGTCTTGCTAAAAATGAGCTCTACAAACCTTGA
- a CDS encoding RimK family protein, giving the protein MNKFLIVNQPEKWPVKLENVHIISSQDYLTNPKYAKIKNARIFNLSKNYNYQSRGYYVSLLAEARGHLAIPTVKNLVDLREPKLVKVISEEFDDVIQKSLKSIKSQEFVLSIYFGQNVAQKYKEVSSLFFRHFQIPFLQVKFSFSNKWNIKSIKALSESEIPEDHLESMYFFASDYFSKKRYDTVKPQQYDYDLAILVQKDDPAPPSNAKALKKFAEVAEKMNFYVEFLSPKDLSRLSSFDALFIRQSTEVHNEAYAFARKAQQEGIAIIDYPDAILKCCNKVFMAEALQNAGILTPKTMIIHKENKDAILAEIGLPVVLKSPDSTFSFGVKKAKTEEEYHELVTKMLKESELIIAQQFTPSDYDWRIGVLDGKAFYACRYYMAKGHWQIYNWNAKNKHDQDGNADTMALEEVPEKILDLALRSTKLMGEGLYGIDIKEINGEAMVIEINDNPNIDFGVEDRFYGEEVYKLIITALKNRLEKK; this is encoded by the coding sequence ATGAATAAATTTTTAATAGTAAATCAGCCTGAAAAGTGGCCGGTTAAACTTGAAAATGTACATATTATATCTTCTCAGGATTATCTAACCAATCCTAAATATGCTAAGATAAAAAACGCACGTATTTTCAATCTCTCCAAAAATTACAATTATCAATCTAGAGGGTATTACGTTTCTCTTTTAGCTGAAGCAAGAGGCCATTTGGCTATTCCCACAGTGAAAAATCTTGTAGATTTAAGAGAGCCGAAATTGGTGAAAGTAATTTCTGAAGAATTTGATGATGTGATTCAAAAATCACTAAAATCTATCAAATCTCAGGAATTTGTGCTTAGTATTTATTTTGGACAAAATGTAGCTCAAAAATATAAGGAAGTAAGTTCACTTTTCTTTAGACATTTTCAGATTCCATTTTTACAAGTAAAGTTCAGTTTTAGTAATAAGTGGAATATTAAAAGTATAAAAGCTTTATCTGAATCTGAAATCCCAGAAGATCACTTAGAAAGTATGTACTTTTTTGCCAGTGATTACTTTTCTAAAAAAAGGTATGATACTGTAAAACCGCAGCAGTATGATTACGATTTGGCTATTCTTGTGCAAAAAGACGATCCGGCACCGCCTAGTAATGCCAAAGCATTAAAGAAATTTGCAGAAGTTGCCGAGAAGATGAATTTTTATGTTGAATTTCTTTCCCCAAAAGACTTATCAAGATTATCCTCTTTTGATGCCCTTTTTATAAGACAAAGCACCGAAGTTCACAATGAAGCTTATGCATTTGCTAGAAAAGCACAACAGGAAGGCATCGCTATTATCGATTATCCAGATGCCATTTTAAAATGTTGCAATAAAGTATTTATGGCAGAAGCTTTACAAAATGCTGGAATATTGACGCCAAAAACCATGATTATTCATAAAGAGAATAAAGATGCTATTTTGGCTGAAATTGGTTTACCGGTAGTCTTAAAATCTCCAGATTCCACATTTAGTTTTGGCGTTAAAAAAGCAAAGACCGAAGAAGAATACCACGAGCTTGTAACTAAAATGCTTAAAGAATCTGAGCTTATCATTGCACAACAATTTACACCTTCAGATTACGATTGGAGAATCGGTGTTTTAGATGGAAAAGCTTTTTATGCCTGTCGATATTATATGGCAAAAGGACACTGGCAAATATACAACTGGAATGCTAAAAATAAACACGATCAAGATGGCAATGCAGATACGATGGCCTTAGAAGAAGTTCCAGAAAAAATATTAGATTTAGCATTACGCTCTACTAAATTGATGGGAGAAGGGCTCTACGGAATTGATATTAAGGAAATTAATGGAGAAGCTATGGTGATCGAAATTAATGATAATCCAAATATCGATTTTGGTGTAGAGGATCGTTTTTATGGCGAAGAAGTGTATAAGTTAATCATCACGGCCTTAAAAAACAGGCTAGAGAAAAAATAA
- a CDS encoding dipeptidase has translation MKIRQIGLFALLFAQVGFAQNSENEKLVEKARKIHEKVITIDTHNDFSVNNFTHDHNYTENLDTQVNLPKMEEGGMDVSWLIVYTGQGDLDAEGYKKAYDNAMAKFNAIHKLTEEIAPDKIGLATTSKEVRKLVKEGKKVAMIGVENGYPIGTDIKNVEKFYDLGARYMSLAHNGHSQLSDSNTGEADNVWLNNGLSDLGKEVLKEMNRLGIMIDVSHPSKEAIKQMFELSKAPLIASHSSARALCDHSRNLDDELLELFNEHGGVIQTVAFSSYINTEKDKAFGDAKNKVYEDKAEKMGFEILSWGEVRELDETERESYIEKYKKLVADSEEEVEALKQTISPVNVSDFVDHIDYLVEKVGIDQVGISSDFDGGGGIDGWDDASETFNVTLELVKRGYSKKEIAKLWGENLLRVLDEVEEVAKEIQKA, from the coding sequence ATGAAAATAAGACAAATTGGCCTTTTTGCGCTACTATTTGCGCAGGTAGGTTTCGCTCAAAACAGCGAAAATGAAAAGTTAGTTGAAAAAGCAAGAAAAATTCATGAGAAAGTAATTACCATCGATACGCACAACGACTTTAGTGTCAATAATTTTACCCACGATCATAATTATACAGAGAATTTAGACACTCAAGTAAATCTTCCAAAGATGGAAGAAGGTGGTATGGATGTTTCTTGGCTGATTGTGTATACAGGGCAAGGTGATTTAGATGCGGAAGGATATAAAAAGGCGTATGATAACGCGATGGCGAAGTTTAACGCGATACATAAGCTAACAGAAGAAATAGCTCCAGATAAAATAGGTTTGGCTACAACTTCAAAAGAAGTAAGAAAACTGGTAAAAGAAGGTAAGAAAGTAGCCATGATCGGTGTAGAAAACGGCTATCCTATCGGTACCGATATCAAAAATGTTGAAAAATTTTACGATTTAGGAGCACGATATATGTCTTTGGCTCATAATGGGCATAGTCAATTAAGCGATTCGAACACAGGAGAAGCTGATAATGTATGGTTGAACAATGGATTAAGTGATTTGGGGAAAGAAGTACTTAAAGAAATGAATCGATTAGGCATTATGATTGATGTTTCACATCCTTCAAAAGAAGCGATCAAGCAAATGTTTGAACTTTCTAAGGCACCGTTAATCGCTTCACATTCTTCTGCCAGAGCATTGTGCGATCATAGTAGAAATTTGGATGATGAGCTACTGGAACTTTTTAATGAACATGGTGGCGTGATCCAAACCGTCGCATTTAGTTCTTATATAAATACTGAAAAAGATAAAGCTTTTGGTGACGCTAAGAATAAAGTATATGAAGATAAAGCTGAAAAAATGGGCTTCGAAATACTTTCTTGGGGAGAAGTTCGTGAACTTGATGAAACCGAAAGAGAATCTTATATCGAAAAATATAAAAAGCTAGTAGCAGATTCTGAAGAGGAAGTTGAAGCATTAAAACAAACCATAAGCCCGGTGAACGTTTCAGATTTCGTAGATCATATTGATTATTTGGTTGAAAAAGTTGGAATCGATCAAGTAGGAATTAGCTCAGATTTTGATGGTGGCGGCGGAATTGATGGTTGGGATGATGCCTCTGAAACTTTCAATGTAACTTTAGAATTGGTGAAAAGAGGTTATTCTAAAAAAGAAATTGCAAAACTTTGGGGAGAAAATTTATTGCGTGTTTTAGATGAAGTTGAAGAGGTAGCTAAAGAAATTCAAAAGGCATAA
- a CDS encoding TVP38/TMEM64 family protein, with protein sequence MKDEIKSTSVSKSKTPLYVSLALVAAIVASYFLVPSVQDFMDEAWRVLTSGDEKKISNWVERFGWFGPLMLILAMIVQMFLIVIPSVALMVVSIIAYGPIWGSLIVFVAVFLASSIGYIIGRYFGPVIVEKLIGEKNEQKIADFIDDYGFWAVIVTRLNPFLSNDAISFVGGILKMTYWKFIGATLVGIAPLTIFIAVLGRSTDQLKSGLLWGSLVSLALFGLYVFWDKKKRNKD encoded by the coding sequence ATGAAAGATGAAATAAAATCGACTTCGGTTAGTAAGAGTAAAACACCCTTGTATGTATCACTAGCACTTGTTGCCGCTATAGTGGCATCTTATTTTTTGGTTCCTTCTGTGCAGGATTTTATGGATGAAGCTTGGAGAGTGCTTACTAGCGGAGACGAGAAAAAAATAAGTAATTGGGTAGAGAGATTTGGCTGGTTTGGACCTTTGATGCTAATATTAGCCATGATCGTTCAGATGTTTTTGATTGTAATACCGTCAGTTGCTTTAATGGTTGTTTCTATTATTGCCTATGGCCCAATTTGGGGTAGTTTAATTGTTTTTGTGGCCGTTTTCTTAGCAAGTAGCATTGGGTATATTATTGGCCGTTATTTTGGTCCTGTAATCGTTGAGAAATTAATAGGAGAGAAGAATGAGCAAAAAATAGCCGATTTTATTGACGATTATGGTTTTTGGGCCGTAATTGTTACAAGATTAAATCCGTTTCTGTCTAATGATGCTATTAGTTTTGTAGGCGGAATTTTAAAAATGACCTATTGGAAATTTATAGGAGCAACACTGGTTGGCATTGCGCCTTTAACCATTTTTATAGCTGTTTTAGGTAGAAGTACAGATCAGTTAAAATCTGGTTTATTGTGGGGATCTCTGGTAAGTTTAGCGCTCTTTGGATTATACGTTTTTTGGGACAAAAAGAAACGAAATAAAGATTAA
- a CDS encoding SdiA-regulated domain-containing protein, whose translation MSKIAAVIVIGILGLVAFIYFTMDFPFSLERKDFEEEYEIEQKWDLPNRLEEISGMDFVDDERMAAIQDEEGIIFIYNLLSKKIEQEIKFGKSGDYEGLALIGNNAYVLRSDGVIFEVQHYLDENKKVTKHETFIKAKHNAEGLCADLKNNRLLIAVKDRDPLSNNTKGIYAFDLETKKLLQTPAYAIDLEDPIFSDVKRKNKLMVMMPSEVNINPVTGEIYITDGRNPKLLVLSPNGDSKKLYLLKREKFYQPEGIAFKKNGELFISNEGHSDPANILRVNLN comes from the coding sequence ATGAGTAAAATTGCAGCAGTCATTGTAATTGGGATTTTAGGATTGGTAGCCTTTATCTATTTTACGATGGATTTTCCTTTTAGTTTGGAAAGAAAAGATTTTGAGGAAGAATATGAAATTGAGCAAAAATGGGATCTGCCCAATCGATTAGAAGAAATATCTGGGATGGATTTTGTGGACGACGAACGTATGGCCGCAATACAAGACGAAGAAGGAATTATTTTTATCTATAATCTTCTTTCTAAAAAAATTGAACAGGAAATAAAATTTGGTAAATCTGGTGATTACGAAGGACTTGCTTTAATTGGGAATAATGCTTATGTATTGCGCAGTGATGGTGTAATATTTGAAGTACAGCACTATCTAGATGAAAATAAAAAAGTTACTAAACACGAAACGTTTATAAAAGCAAAGCATAATGCTGAAGGATTGTGTGCCGATTTAAAAAATAACCGATTGTTAATCGCCGTAAAAGATCGTGATCCACTTAGCAATAATACAAAGGGTATTTATGCTTTTGATCTTGAAACTAAAAAATTACTGCAAACCCCGGCGTATGCTATAGATCTTGAAGATCCCATATTTTCTGATGTTAAAAGAAAAAATAAATTGATGGTTATGATGCCATCTGAAGTAAATATTAATCCAGTTACCGGAGAGATTTATATAACCGACGGTAGAAATCCTAAATTATTGGTTTTATCGCCTAATGGAGATTCTAAAAAACTTTATTTGTTAAAGCGTGAAAAGTTTTATCAGCCAGAGGGTATTGCTTTCAAAAAGAACGGGGAGCTTTTCATTTCAAATGAAGGTCATAGTGATCCAGCAAATATTCTTAGAGTAAATCTAAACTAA